The following nucleotide sequence is from Firmicutes bacterium ASF500.
TCCAAAGCCGCGTTTAACTGCACCTGCACCTGATCGCATACAGAAGAGGACGCCCTCCTCTCATAGCGGTATCCTGTTGTATCTTGAATATAATTTTCCGCCAGATTGATGGTTCTGATTTGGAGCTTGGATCCGCCAGAATAGTATTGTGAATCTCCAGAACTTTGGATTGATCCATCATTTTCCAGCACATATCTCATGCCATCAAAGTATAGCACATAGTTGACGCCCTCAATGTCGCCCTGAAAATCATTATCGAATTCTGTAATGGTTCCATTTATTATTTGATTGTTGGTCCCTTGTATAACTGCCCACGTATATTGGTCGCCGGAAATAATAAACTCTCGGGGGCTCAACTTCCAGTCATATGGAGCCATTGTTGCGGTCCATACCCCTTGCAGATCTGCCAGGGTAATCTTTCCGTCCTCCGCCGGAGCGCTTCCGGTGTTCAGGAACACGCCCCGCTCAGCGGACCAGTCCACCTGGAAGCCCAGGGCGGCACCCAGGTCACGGAGCTTGAAGTAGGTGTAGTCCCCGCCGGCGTCGTCGGTGAGAATGATGGACTCCAGGTCCGCCTCCTGACCGTTCACCTTCACCGCCCCGGAGCCGGTGCGGTAAGCCCGGTCGCCGGAGTAGGGGGTGGTCATCTCGCCGCCCGCGTCTGTGTAAGCGGTCCCGGTGGTGACGCTGATGGCTCCGTCATAGCCCACAGAGAACTGGGCCTTGGTGCCGTTGAGGACGTGAGCCACATCCCGCAGCTTCACATAGTTGGTGGGGTTGCCGTTTGCGTCCTTCAGGGCGTACATCTGGAACTCCACCTTTTTGCCGTCTACCTCCACCGCCTGGGTAGAGGCGTAGGCCGTCCCCTCCACCGCAAAGGCTGCGGGCAGTAGCGACAGCGTCATTGCCAACGCCAGCGCCGCCGAAAGGATTTTCTTCATGCTATCATTCCTCCGTTTCTCGTTTTGAGCCCCCTTTAGCTTCGGCAATGCCGAAGCTAAGAAGGGTACCCTTCTTAGCTTCGGCAATGCCGAAGCTAAGAAGGGTACCCTTCTGGAATTATGATATCATACTCTCCCAGCCATTGCAAGTATGCTGGTTGCATAGGGTCTGCACACTTTTTCTTAACAAATGAAATAACACCAGCTCCTTGTTGTCCAGACGATGGGAGGCCGGCCAATTTTACCCGTCAGCTCCGTTTCGCCTGCTTCAGCGCCTTTACCACAAGGCCCGTCAGGGCGAAGAGGCCGATGGCGTTGGGAATGACCATCAGGTTGTTGAACATATCGGACAGCTCCCAGACCAGGTCGTTGGAGGCCAGGGTGCCCAGGAAGATGAAGGCCAGGGCAATCACCGTGTACACCACGGTGGCCCTCTTCCCGAAGAGGTAGGCCACGTTGATCTTCCCGAAGAGGTTCCACCCCAGGATGGTGGAGAAGGCGAAGAAGAACAGGCAGACGGCCACAAACATAGCTCCCAGCTCCTCCCCCCAGACGGAGCCGAAGGCGGTCTGAGCCAGGTTGGCCTTGCCGATGGTCTCGGTGATCGGGCCTGTATAGCCCCCGGCCAGGGGGCCACCGCCGGCGTAGAGGGTGGAGATAATCACCAGGGCGTTGAGGGTGAGGACGATAAAGGTGTCGATAAACACGCCCACCATCGCCACCACGCCCTGATCGTGGGGCTGGGCCACGTTGGCCAGGGCGTGGGCGTGGGGGGTGGAGCCCATGCCCGCCTCATTGGAGAACAGTCCCCGCTTGGCTCCCTGGCTCAGGGCGATTTTCAGCGCCGCGCCGAAGCCGCCGCCCAGAATGGCCTGGGGCTGGAAGGCGTATTGGAAGATCATGCCAAAGGTGGCGGGGATATACTGGGCGCGCATCACCAGCACCACGCAGCCCCCCAGCACAAAGAGCACGGCCATCACGGGGACCACCTTCTCGGTGACGGCGGCCAGACGCTGGACGCCCCCCAGAAAGATCGCGCCGCAGATGAGGACCAGCGCCACGCCGACCATCCAGCCGGGGACGTGGAAGGCGGTCTCAAAGGTGGAGCTGATGGAGTTGGACTGCACCATACAGCCGAAGAAGCCCAGGGCCAGGATAATGGCTACGGAGAAAAATCCCGCCAGGAATTTGCCGAAGGAGCCCTGGAATGCGGTGGTGATGTAGTAGACGGGACCGCCCTGGATGTTGCCGTCCTTGTCCTTCACCCGGGTCTCCTGGGCCAGCACAGCTTCGGAGTAGATGGTAGCCATGCCGAAAAAGGCTATGATCCACATCCAGAAGATGGCCCCCGGGCCGCCGGTCAGGATAGCTCCCGAGGCGCCCACGATGTTGCCGGTGCCCACCTGGGCGGCAATGGCGGTAGCCAGGGCCTGGAAGGAGCTCATTCCGCTCTGCTGCTTCCCGCCGAACAGGGAGACGCTGCCAAAGACCCGGCGCATACCCTCGCCGAAGCAGCGGATCTGAACAAAGCGGGTCTTGATGGAGAACCAGAGGCCCACCGCGATGAGCAGGCCCACCAGGATGTAGTCCGAGAGATAGGCGTTGACGGTCTGCACCCTGGGCAGAAGGGTGTCCTGTACTTGCTGCATGACTTGCTGCATGATAATTCCTCCTCAGAAAAAATAAAAGGAACGGCCCACCGGCCGCTCCGAAAAAGAGAACGCGAAAATGGCGGACACACGGTCCGCACGTTCCACTCCGTCCTTTTACCTGAGAGATTCAGCCGCGCGTCTCCGCGCCGCCTTGCACCTTCGGTACCCGTTTCCGGGCTTCTCCAGAGCCACATCCATTCCCGGTCCTCGCTTGCTGACAAGCGCCTGAGAGTTTTACTCCTTCGGCAGACTTTCGTCATTTTTCCAGGAACTTCACTTGCCGGTATTCAATTATCCCGCCCCGCGGCCCGTTCCGCCGCTGGACTTATTCTGACTATAGCACGACTTCCGTCGAATTGCAATTAGATATTTTCGACAAAACGCGGGGCGTTTTACCTCGATTATTCTGTAAATCCGGGAACCCCCGCCGCCGTCCGTTCATAGGATGGGTAAAATTCGGGAGGTGCATTGCTATGCCCATCATATACTTATCCCCCAGCACACAGGAGTGGAATCAATACGTCAACGGCGGAACAGAGGAGGAATGGATGAATCTTCTGGCCGACAAGATGGTCCCCTATCTGGACGCCTCCGGCATCCGGTACACCCGGAACACCCCGGACATGACGGCCGCCTCCTCCATCGCCGCCTCCAACGCGGGGAACTACGATTTCCATCTGGCCCTCCACTCCAACGCCGCCGCCGGGGCCCAGGCGGGCAAGGCCCGGGGGTCCATCGTCTTCTACTACCCCGGCAGCGCCGACGGCAAGCGGGCGGCGGAGCTCATCGCCGACGGATTGAAAACCATCTACCCAGACCCCAACAAGGTGCGCACCGAGGCCACCACCACCCTGGGGGAGGTGGCCCGGGTCCGGGCCCCCTCCGTCCTCATCGAGCTGGCCTTCCACGACAACCCGGAGGACGCCGCCTGGATCAAGAACAACCTGGACAGCGCCGCCCGGGTGATCGTCCTGGCCCTGACGGAATACTTCAACATCCCCTTTTTT
It contains:
- the alsT_1 gene encoding Amino-acid carrier protein AlsT; its protein translation is MQQVMQQVQDTLLPRVQTVNAYLSDYILVGLLIAVGLWFSIKTRFVQIRCFGEGMRRVFGSVSLFGGKQQSGMSSFQALATAIAAQVGTGNIVGASGAILTGGPGAIFWMWIIAFFGMATIYSEAVLAQETRVKDKDGNIQGGPVYYITTAFQGSFGKFLAGFFSVAIILALGFFGCMVQSNSISSTFETAFHVPGWMVGVALVLICGAIFLGGVQRLAAVTEKVVPVMAVLFVLGGCVVLVMRAQYIPATFGMIFQYAFQPQAILGGGFGAALKIALSQGAKRGLFSNEAGMGSTPHAHALANVAQPHDQGVVAMVGVFIDTFIVLTLNALVIISTLYAGGGPLAGGYTGPITETIGKANLAQTAFGSVWGEELGAMFVAVCLFFFAFSTILGWNLFGKINVAYLFGKRATVVYTVIALAFIFLGTLASNDLVWELSDMFNNLMVIPNAIGLFALTGLVVKALKQAKRS